One genomic region from Candidatus Nanosynbacter sp. TM7-074 encodes:
- a CDS encoding DNA alkylation repair protein — translation MKANSNMHDDIVIKLTKLAEGNETYAEFNKRIVNTKMSVIGVRVPDLRRLARELASDMSAADISELLTVQNGSFDYVLLCGLLITHARLDDQTAIDLTKQYLPRVDSWAHIDVFVDKKRRFAGESWWNFALECLRSEAELTVRYSVVSLMTNFLDEAHINQVFAALRDITHDGYYVKMALAWLYATAAVNFFELTLAELENGHVDVWTRNKAYQKMRESRRFTPEQQYIIASHRAKEYC, via the coding sequence ATGAAAGCTAATAGCAATATGCACGATGACATTGTAATAAAACTAACAAAACTTGCTGAGGGCAACGAGACTTACGCTGAGTTTAATAAGCGTATTGTCAATACCAAGATGTCAGTCATCGGTGTGCGGGTACCTGATTTGCGGCGGCTGGCGAGGGAGCTGGCGTCTGATATGAGTGCAGCGGACATCAGCGAATTGCTGACGGTCCAGAACGGATCTTTCGACTACGTGTTATTGTGTGGATTATTGATTACGCACGCTCGACTTGACGATCAGACGGCGATTGATTTGACCAAGCAATATTTGCCCCGCGTTGATTCGTGGGCGCACATTGACGTGTTTGTCGATAAAAAGCGACGATTTGCCGGTGAATCGTGGTGGAATTTTGCGCTGGAATGTTTGCGGAGTGAGGCTGAATTGACGGTACGCTACAGCGTGGTCTCTTTGATGACTAATTTTCTGGATGAGGCGCATATCAATCAGGTTTTTGCAGCACTGCGCGACATCACGCACGATGGTTACTATGTCAAAATGGCGTTGGCTTGGCTATACGCCACGGCGGCGGTAAACTTTTTTGAGCTGACGCTGGCTGAACTAGAAAACGGACATGTTGATGTCTGGACGCGCAACAAAGCCTATCAAAAAATGCGCGAATCACGGCGATTTACACCCGAACAGCAGTACATCATTGCTTCGCATAGAGCAAAAGAATATTGCTAA